From one Gossypium hirsutum isolate 1008001.06 chromosome D08, Gossypium_hirsutum_v2.1, whole genome shotgun sequence genomic stretch:
- the LOC107918476 gene encoding ribonuclease 3-like protein 2, whose protein sequence is MEHHYTQLDDGASADVKPASNFGAAVLTVLLALLLQIFWRCCRSICRNHVKKYKFSSSSAAANMDGSTIAAVEKILKYTFKDKRLLKEALTHSSCREDMSYERLKFIGDAALGLAVATYFFCWEPRLNPDQLTLLRTKSVSNERLALVAARHELDRFVRSKDTAPLNRNVREYVKAVKQGDDHKNLTVRSPDILADIVEALAGAVYLDLNFDLTKLWTIFKDVLMIDEITVPNDFESSEIIGAQTELYGLCGKRNWGKPVYSLVKAERCQYEMKYVYSVEVETDDGVCRHKGDEKSTPKDARNSAAYLLLRSLQQFSII, encoded by the exons ATGGAACACCACTACACCCAACTCGACGACGGCGCCTCCGCCGACGTCAAACCGGCGTCTAATTTCGGAGCGGCGGTTTTGACGGTGCTCCTAGCTTTGCTTTTACAAATATTTTGGCGTTGCTGTCGCTCAATTTGCCGTAATCATGTCAAGAAATAcaagttttcttcttcttccgcCGCCGCTAACATGGACGGGTCGACAATCGCCGCCGTGGAGAAGATCCTTAAATACACGTTTAAAGACAAAAGACTCCTGAAAGAAGCCTTGACGCACTCTTCGTGCCGCGAAGACATGTCGTACGAAAGACTGAAGTTCATTGGGGACGCGGCGCTCGGCTTGGCTGTTGCTACCTATTTCTTCTGTTGGGAACCGCGACTGAACCCTGACCAGCTTACGCTGCTCCGAACAAAAAGTGTAAGCAACGAGAGACTGGCGCTCGTGGCGGCTAGGCATGAGCTTGACCGGTTCGTCAGGAGCAAAGACACTGCTCCTCTTAACCGCAAT GTTAGGGAGTATGTAAAGGCAGTTAAACAAGGAGATGATCATAAAAACTTGACAGTTCGAAGTCCAGATATTTTGGCTGATATTGTCGAAGCTCTAGCCGGTGCTGTCTATTTGGATCTCAATTTTGATCTCACCAAGCTGTGGACG ATATTTAAGGATGTATTAATGATAGATGAAATTACGGTGCCCAACGATTTTGAATCTTCTGAGATTATTGGAGCACAAACTGAGCTATATGGATTATGTGGCAAGAGAAACTGGGGAAAACCAGTTTACAG CCTAGTGAAAGCTGAACGTTGCCAATACGAAATGAAATATGTATATTCAGTTGAAGTTGAAACAGACGATGGTGTTTGCCGCCACAAGGGTGATGAAAAATCAACCCCAAAGGATGCCCGTAACTCTGCTGCTTACCTTTTGCTTCGTTCCCTGCAACAATTTTCTATTATATGA